A section of the Rhipicephalus sanguineus isolate Rsan-2018 chromosome 11, BIME_Rsan_1.4, whole genome shotgun sequence genome encodes:
- the LOC119374974 gene encoding uncharacterized protein LOC119374974 yields MRESQRHKDDCDGLLRYGASIGTLLLDEDIRKALDSQLAAVKESCNKTEGNLQQSALRLNGVAGLQQEFDVRLEEFLLWLDDMEAYLASTIVPAEAQRELKLLDDKKQDVSEHGEPLKQLQTSLGDLLSTTMTSYLVKISDKAKEQLADAERRWQALAPLIEERRNRLSAANVLWEEVKQLAGRLANVRTAEETLGRTFGGDLESLCKLLKHWSACCLKCKK; encoded by the exons ATGAGG GAATCGCAGAGGCACAAGGACGACTGCGATGGGCTGCTGCGTTATGGCGCGTCCATTGGAACTTTGCTCCTGGATGAGGACATCAGGAAGGCGTTGGACAGCCAGCTCGCTGCCGTCAAGGAGTCGTGCAACAAGACTGAAGGAAACCTGCAGCAAAG CGCATTGAGGCTGAACGGCGTGGCCGGCTTGCAGCAGGAGTTCGACGTGAGATTGGAAGAATTTCTCCTCTGGCTCGACGACATGGAAGCGTATCTTGCCTCCACCATCGTACCAGCGGAAGCGCAGCGGGAATTGAAGTTGCTGGAC GATAAGAAGCAAGACGTGTCTGAACACGGCGAACCGCTGAAGCAGCTACAGACCAGTCTCGGCGATTTGCTCAGCACTACCATGACCTCGTACCTAGTGAAGATCAGTGACAAGGCTAAGGAACAGCTGGCAGATGCCGAGAGGCGCTGGCAGGCCTTGGCACCACTGATCGAGGAACGCCGAAACAG ATTAAGTGCTGCGAATGTCTTGTGGGAGGAAGTGAAGCAGTTGGCTGGTAGGCTCGCCAACGTGCGGACCGCAGAGGAGACCCTTGGCCGCACCTTTGGCGGCGACCTGGAAAGCCTTTGCAAACTGTTGAAGCATTGGAG cgcctgctgcctgaaGTGCAAGAAATAG